The sequence CGTGAGGATGGTGTGCTCTTCGCTTTCGTTCTGTAACTGACCATGAACCTCCTCAGCTGCCCGGTCTGTCGGGCTATAACACTCGGGATTTCTGCAAAGGTCTCCATTTCAGTGCTTTCCTCAAACGTGACAGAGAAAACACGAGTAGGGGTGAGCGTCACTTCAGTGCACACGCCAGCCTGCAATAGCCATCAGCACAGAAAACATCGTACTTGCAGAAAGCAGCTTTAATAAATAGGTTCATCCCATTTGTTTAGCAACAGTACGGCAACGATCGTCAGAATTTCCGGTTATCGCGATCACTGGTATAGTAAGATCGCGTTGCGCCAAGAACTTTGATATGTGCAAAATATTACTGATATCGCCCTCCACATACGACAGTGAAAGGTCGACAATTGCGGCGTTTGGAATAAAATTATGGGAAATTATCTTATATTCTGCCTCTTTGACTGTGCTGACGGCAAGCACTCGGAATCCCCAGTATTCTAGAATAATACGAAGAGATTCACATACCTGCGTATGCGGCTCAATGACAAGAATGAAATAATCTTGAGGTGTCGAGATGGACTCCATATCGCCAACATCTCTCAAGTGTAAGGAGGCATGGCCTAACTTTCTTTTATTTACCCCTCGTTGAATAGTCCATACCCAAAGAAAATTGTGGTCTTTTGGGCATGCTCATTTAGAAAACCGATATAGGGTCTTTTTATACTGTAGCGTGGTGCATGGATGCCGGTCTGACAAGGGCAGAGGGATCTGCGGTCGCTCTCGGGTTCCTTCTTTGCTCCCCCAGCCGACCAATGCCTTTCAAACACCACGTTGCGCATCGCCGTCGGTTTCCCCGCGCCACATACCGTGTGACGAACGGGGCAGCGTATGAGGCCGGTCTGCGGCAGCGTGGCAGCCTGACCATTTGGTTCAGTGAGGACGCCGTTTAGGCCTGGCGCGCCGCCCCACGCACCACCCGCGGCGGGCAGCCGCGCTATTCGGCCGTGGCGATCGAGACGACGCTGAGGCTGCGAGCGCTCTTCCACTTGGCTTTCCGCCAGACCGAAGGGCTGATCGGCTCGCTGATGCGGCTGCTCCAGCTCGACCTGCCGGTCCCGGACCACACCACCCTGAGCCGGCGCGCCCACACCCTGGCGGTGGTGCCTCGGCCGCTGAACAGCGGTCCACTGTACCTGCTGGTCAACAGCAACGGGCTGAAGCTCAGCGGTCCGGGCGAGTGGCTGGTGGAGAAGCATGGCTTCAAGAAGCGGCGCTCCTGGCGCAAATTCCACATCGGGGTCGATGCCCGAACCGGCCAGATCGCGGCTGTGGAGGTAACCGCCTCCGACAG comes from Azospirillum brasilense and encodes:
- a CDS encoding response regulator — its product is MESISTPQDYFILVIEPHTQVCESLRIILEYWGFRVLAVSTVKEAEYKIISHNFIPNAAIVDLSLSYVEGDISNILHISKFLAQRDLTIPVIAITGNSDDRCRTVAKQMG